The following coding sequences lie in one Lacerta agilis isolate rLacAgi1 chromosome 4, rLacAgi1.pri, whole genome shotgun sequence genomic window:
- the LOC117045279 gene encoding matrix metalloproteinase-27-like isoform X1 — translation MKPKAERSLKVRITARAEYTIDPSHKARPPSFKMTSLLLVLLSVTFSCGLPIFSGKQSEEQKRQLAQEYLNQFYEQENEPQQRGWKSNNSSFAEKIQQMQGFFGLNVTGMIDADTMKVMEQPRCGVPDIGQYVLALPGWEKTKLTYRIVNYTPDMRQADVDTSIQKAFEIWSAVTPLTFSRVYEETADFYIVFVTGAHGNCPRRFDGPLGVLGHAFPPSHPFRGNVHLDDDENWTASLVQFNLMLVATHEIGHALGLAHSGDPRALMFPNYKLMEPIDFPLTQDDIDGIQAIYGPLRNPPKKPVKPSIPKACDPKMTFDAVTTMRREMIFLRGRHLWRVYPSHSEVDFELISTFWPSLPSNIQAAYENMKDQLLFFKDNHFWAFSGLQMQPGYPQTIDHLGFPQRIKKIDAAALDKNTGKTYFFVGNKYWRYDEKNRSMDKGYPRKIREDFPAIGQKVDGAFQHNGSFYLFRGSKQWQFDLNVKRVICVMNSNSWFSC, via the exons ATGAAGCCTAAAGCAGAAAGGAGCCTGAAAGTCAGAATTACTGCAAGAGCAGAATATACCATCGACCCTTCTCACAAAGCAAGACCACCCAGCTTTAAGATGACGAGTCTCCTGCTTGTCCTACTGTCGGTCACATTTTCGTGCGGATTGCCTATTTTTTCAGGGAAACAAAGTGAAGAACAAAAAAGACAGCTGGCACAG GAATATCTAAATCAGTtttatgagcaggaaaatgaacCACAACAACGAGGCTGGAAAAGCAATAATTCTTCCTTTGCGGAGAAAATCCAACAAATGCAAGGATTTTTTGGACTGAACGTAACTGGAATGATAGACGCTGACACCATGAAAGTGATGGAGCAACCCAGATGTGGCGTACCTGATATTGGACAGTACGTCCTGGCCCTTCCTGGGTGGGAGAAAACCAAGCTTACGTACAG GATTGTGAATTACACCCCTGATATGAGACAAGCTGATGTGGACACATCCATCCAAAAGGCATTTGAAATTTGGAGTGCAGTGACTCCTCTGACTTTCAGCAGGGTTTACGAAGAGACAGCAGACTTCTATATTGTGTTTGTAACTGGAG CACATGGCAACTGTCCTCGGCGTTTTGACGGTCCTCTGGGAGTCCTCGGTCACGCGTTCCCCCCCAGCCACCCCTTCCGTGGAAATGTCCACTTGGATGACGACGAAAATTGGACTGCCAGCTTAGTCC AATTCAACCTGATGCTTGTTGCCACTCATGAGATTGGCCATGCCCTCGGCCTTGCACATTCTGGCGACCCAAGAGCACTGATGTTCCCCAATTACAAACTCATGGAGCCCATCGATTTCCCACTCACCCAAGATGATATTGATGGCATTCAGGCCATCTATG GACCATTGCGAAATCCACCCAAAAAGCCAGTGAAGCCATCAATCCCTAAGGCCTGTGATCCGAAAATGACATTTGATGCCGTCACTACGATGCGAAGAGAAATGATTTTCCTACGGGGCAG GCACCTCTGGAGAGTGTATCCCAGTCATTCAGAAGTTGATTTTGAATTGATTTCTACCTTTTGGCCTTCTCTACCATCTAACATCCAAGCTGCTTATGAAAATATGAAAGATCAGCTCCTCTTTTTTAAAG ATAATCACTTCTGGGCCTTTAGCGGATTACAGATGCAGCCTGGTTACCCCCAAACCATTGACCATTTGGGCTTCCCACAACGCATTAAGAAAATTGATGCAGCTGCTTTAGATAAAAATACTGGGAAAACCTATTTCTTCGTTGGTAACAAGTACTGGAG ATATGATGAAAAGAATCGATCCATGGACAAGGGCTACCCGAGAAAAATAAGAG
- the LOC117045279 gene encoding matrix metalloproteinase-27-like isoform X2 — protein sequence MKPKAERSLKVRITARAEYTIDPSHKARPPSFKMTSLLLVLLSVTFSCGLPIFSGKQSEEQKRQLAQEYLNQFYEQENEPQQRGWKSNNSSFAEKIQQMQGFFGLNVTGMIDADTMKVMEQPRCGVPDIGQYVLALPGWEKTKLTYRIVNYTPDMRQADVDTSIQKAFEIWSAVTPLTFSRVYEETADFYIVFVTGAHGNCPRRFDGPLGVLGHAFPPSHPFRGNVHLDDDENWTASLVQFNLMLVATHEIGHALGLAHSGDPRALMFPNYKLMEPIDFPLTQDDIDGIQAIYGPLRNPPKKPVKPSIPKACDPKMTFDAVTTMRREMIFLRGRHLWRVYPSHSEVDFELISTFWPSLPSNIQAAYENMKDQLLFFKADYRCSLVTPKPLTIWASHNALRKLMQLL from the exons ATGAAGCCTAAAGCAGAAAGGAGCCTGAAAGTCAGAATTACTGCAAGAGCAGAATATACCATCGACCCTTCTCACAAAGCAAGACCACCCAGCTTTAAGATGACGAGTCTCCTGCTTGTCCTACTGTCGGTCACATTTTCGTGCGGATTGCCTATTTTTTCAGGGAAACAAAGTGAAGAACAAAAAAGACAGCTGGCACAG GAATATCTAAATCAGTtttatgagcaggaaaatgaacCACAACAACGAGGCTGGAAAAGCAATAATTCTTCCTTTGCGGAGAAAATCCAACAAATGCAAGGATTTTTTGGACTGAACGTAACTGGAATGATAGACGCTGACACCATGAAAGTGATGGAGCAACCCAGATGTGGCGTACCTGATATTGGACAGTACGTCCTGGCCCTTCCTGGGTGGGAGAAAACCAAGCTTACGTACAG GATTGTGAATTACACCCCTGATATGAGACAAGCTGATGTGGACACATCCATCCAAAAGGCATTTGAAATTTGGAGTGCAGTGACTCCTCTGACTTTCAGCAGGGTTTACGAAGAGACAGCAGACTTCTATATTGTGTTTGTAACTGGAG CACATGGCAACTGTCCTCGGCGTTTTGACGGTCCTCTGGGAGTCCTCGGTCACGCGTTCCCCCCCAGCCACCCCTTCCGTGGAAATGTCCACTTGGATGACGACGAAAATTGGACTGCCAGCTTAGTCC AATTCAACCTGATGCTTGTTGCCACTCATGAGATTGGCCATGCCCTCGGCCTTGCACATTCTGGCGACCCAAGAGCACTGATGTTCCCCAATTACAAACTCATGGAGCCCATCGATTTCCCACTCACCCAAGATGATATTGATGGCATTCAGGCCATCTATG GACCATTGCGAAATCCACCCAAAAAGCCAGTGAAGCCATCAATCCCTAAGGCCTGTGATCCGAAAATGACATTTGATGCCGTCACTACGATGCGAAGAGAAATGATTTTCCTACGGGGCAG GCACCTCTGGAGAGTGTATCCCAGTCATTCAGAAGTTGATTTTGAATTGATTTCTACCTTTTGGCCTTCTCTACCATCTAACATCCAAGCTGCTTATGAAAATATGAAAGATCAGCTCCTCTTTTTTAAAG CGGATTACAGATGCAGCCTGGTTACCCCCAAACCATTGACCATTTGGGCTTCCCACAACGCATTAAGAAAATTGATGCAGCTGCTTTAG